ACGAAGTTGAGCTCACCGTGAGCCCGGTCTTCGTCCTGATCGACGAAGTAGTCGAGCAGGATGTGCAATCCGGTGAAATATGGGAAGCACGCGTCATATATCTGTTGGGCGTGCAGGGCCGGCAGACCGCGGGTGAACGCCGCGTGCGCGAGCGCGAACGTCGCCATCGTCGAGCCGCTGGCCGCGGCGCCCTCAAACCATGTGAGATCGGGGGCGACGTTCCCAAATGCGGCTTCGCATCGGCGCTCACGTTCGCCCGGAGCCAGATGCTTGAGCGCTTGCAGCTCGCAATAGCGGCGTGTGATGTCTGCGACCAGCGCATTGACGGCGCCGTAGGAAGGCAGGCCGGCGAAACTCGCCTGCGATTCAGCGACAAGAGCGGCGAGATAGCCGCCGTCAGCCACCCGACGATGTCTGAAGTAATCGCGCAGTGGCGCCCCGGGCGTCACGGCGTCGGCGAGCGCCTCGTGCAACGCGCGGAAATCGGCCTCGTCCTGCGCGCCGATGCGATCGCATAGATTATCGAGGTAGTCGACCGCCGTCTCGTAGGCTGCCACGAGTTTGACGAAGCTTGCCGCTTCGGCTGCCGGCAAGAATGTGGCGAAGACGCAGCCGCCATGCACGTGAAAGGCCTTGTGTCTGATGCTCGAGAGCGCTTCGCGGCGTAGCGACGGATCGGGGATCGCGCCGGCGCGCGTGCGCCAAGCGCGCAATCGCGACGACGCCTTGGGCACGACGGCGGTGAGAAAGCGCAGCGCCAAGGCGACCGTCTGGTTATCCACGCGAGTGCCCATACGACGAGTTCAAGGTCGCAGCCCTGCGCGCGTCGTAGTCCGCAGCCACATTCACGGCGCCGGCAGGGCTTTGTAGGGAGGTCTCCTTCGTTGCGTTACTCAGCCGCGATCTTCGCGTGCATCGCGATGTTCGTCATTTCTTGGTCACCGCAGCCATCGCGGTCCGCGAACGTGGTCGCCATCCCGGTCTCGATCACGCCGGTCGGCAGTCCGTCGCCGTCGGCGGTCTCGGCCGGCGATGTCGTCGGCGCCCCCTACGAGAGGTTCAAAGAGAACGCAGAATCGCAGCCGGGTCTATTCACGGTGTGGCGCAAGAGCGGGCGCGTCTATTTCGAACTCGCCGCGGCGCAGTTCGACACTCCCTACCTGCTCGTGCCGACCCTTGTCGACGGCATGGATGCGCAGCGCTTCCTCGTCTCCGGCGTGCCCTTCGGCTCGTACCTGCTGCGTTTCCATCGCACCGGCGAGCGCGTCATCGTGTTCGAAGACAATCCATACGGCAAGGCCAAGCCGGGGACGCCGGCCGCGCTCAGCGTCGCGAACTCCTATCCGCCGTCGGCGATCGCCGCTGTCGCCATCGCCTCGGTGGATAAGGCGACGGGCAACGTCGTGATCCCCGCAGACTTCCTGTTGACGGATATCAACGATGTCACGAGTCTGATCAACAACCCATTCGCGTCCCCGCTCGCGCGCTACTCGCTCAACCCCACGCTGGGCTACTACGGGCCGAGCAAAGCGTTTCCGAAGAACGTCGAGGTCGAGACGGATTTGACATGGAGCTCCGGGACAGGCGATCCGACGCTCGACGCGGTCCCCGACTCTCGCTATCTCTTCCTCAAGATCCATGACAGCATCTTGGAGCTGCCAGACGACGGCTACCGGCCGCGCCTTGCCGACGACCGGGTGGGCTATTTCCTGACGGCGCGGCGCCAGTACGACAACCAGCAGTACGGCGACAACAGTTTTGAGATCTACATCAACCGCTGGAACGTCGAG
The window above is part of the Candidatus Eremiobacteraceae bacterium genome. Proteins encoded here:
- a CDS encoding DUF2600 family protein, with protein sequence MGTRVDNQTVALALRFLTAVVPKASSRLRAWRTRAGAIPDPSLRREALSSIRHKAFHVHGGCVFATFLPAAEAASFVKLVAAYETAVDYLDNLCDRIGAQDEADFRALHEALADAVTPGAPLRDYFRHRRVADGGYLAALVAESQASFAGLPSYGAVNALVADITRRYCELQALKHLAPGERERRCEAAFGNVAPDLTWFEGAAASGSTMATFALAHAAFTRGLPALHAQQIYDACFPYFTGLHILLDYFVDQDEDRAHGELNFVACYPDAGAAHAGIERIARIAQQRLTALPDPEPHVFALRAMCGYYCTRPTLSKSARQAALEILRHAGVDLDPHPLLKLYTRMARS